Genomic window (Pseudomonadota bacterium):
AATGCGAGGACTGCGACACACTTTATTGCCCACCAAGGGCTTTTTGTCCCAACTGTGGTGGAACAAATATGGCCTGGCATCAATTCAAAGGCATTGGCAATTTGGCAGCTTTCACCTGCATTACTGTCTGTGCACCACAAATGATTGCTCTCGGATATGGCAGAGACAATCCCTATTGCGTTGGGGTGGTTCATCTTGAAGAAGGCCCCAAGATTGATGCCAGGATCTTA
Coding sequences:
- a CDS encoding zinc ribbon domain-containing protein; this translates as METKPFNDHSFYEFIGQQQLMGSKCEDCDTLYCPPRAFCPNCGGTNMAWHQFKGIGNLAAFTCITVCAPQMIALGYGRDNPYCVGVVHLEEGPKIDARILGVNAKKPETIKIGTKMNIQYLEAETENDTSFMGFSPVK